A single window of Mycobacteriales bacterium DNA harbors:
- a CDS encoding GGDEF domain-containing protein: MTGPQRRRRRVIDLTGSAATLRDAAHAWLLAAAAAFAAGEPLPALPGVLAEVRGLDRLAELSGCRFEVVKELVADGHDYRVCDRLWDVLVWQLAAESESVLRDELAALARTDPLTGLLNRRGLTEALDRETARARRTGATVSLVLLDLDRFKVLNDTLGHQAGDAALVAVGEVLRRGLRAGDVAGRWGGDEFGVVFVDLPAEVAYDVVDRLRAHLTHPSRAVLPGRRVSFSAGVAARTGEAADAEELMALADAALYEAKAAGGNKARRATPA, from the coding sequence GTGACTGGGCCGCAGCGGCGCCGCCGGCGCGTGATCGACCTCACCGGGTCGGCCGCGACGCTGCGCGACGCCGCCCACGCGTGGCTGCTCGCGGCGGCCGCGGCGTTCGCCGCGGGCGAGCCGCTGCCGGCGCTGCCGGGGGTGCTCGCCGAGGTGCGCGGGCTGGACCGGCTGGCCGAGCTGTCCGGCTGCCGGTTCGAGGTGGTCAAGGAGCTGGTGGCCGACGGCCACGACTACCGCGTCTGCGACCGGCTGTGGGACGTGCTGGTCTGGCAGCTCGCCGCGGAGAGCGAGTCGGTGCTCCGCGACGAGCTGGCGGCGCTGGCCCGCACCGACCCGCTGACCGGCCTGCTGAACCGCCGCGGCCTCACCGAGGCGCTGGACCGGGAGACCGCGCGGGCGCGGCGGACCGGCGCGACCGTGTCGCTGGTGCTGCTCGACCTGGACCGGTTCAAGGTCCTCAACGACACCCTCGGCCACCAGGCGGGCGACGCGGCGCTGGTCGCGGTCGGCGAGGTGCTGCGGCGCGGGCTGCGCGCCGGGGACGTGGCCGGGCGGTGGGGCGGCGACGAGTTCGGCGTGGTGTTCGTGGACCTCCCGGCGGAGGTCGCGTACGACGTCGTCGACCGGCTGCGCGCCCACCTCACCCACCCGTCGCGGGCGGTGCTGCCGGGGCGGCGGGTGTCGTTCTCGGCGGGCGTGGCCGCGCGCACCGGCGAGGCGGCCGACGCCGAGGAGCTGATGGCGCTGGCCGACGCGGCGCTGTACGAGGCGAAGGCGGCGGGCGGCAACAAGGCCCGCCGCGCCACCCCGGCCTGA
- a CDS encoding haloalkane dehalogenase → MEVRRTPDDRFAGLPDWTFAPRYVEVEGLRLARVDEGAGDPVVLLHGEPTWSFLYRRVVPPLVGAGLRVVAPDLVGFGRSDKPDDPGWYTYDRHVDLLTRHLAALDLARVTLVVQDWGGPIGLRWAMAHPDLVARIVILDTGLFSGREASAGLDAWLAYARAQTDLDVGALLDRACGGLPPEVVAGYDAPFPDVTFKAGALAFPRLVPTRMDDPGAAEQLATREALDAWDGPVQVAFADADPIFPAAVGEAWTRRLRHADPFLLIEGAGHFVQEMRPDAVAAAILGHVGRHPF, encoded by the coding sequence ATGGAGGTCCGGCGCACGCCGGACGACCGGTTCGCCGGGCTGCCGGACTGGACGTTCGCGCCGCGGTACGTCGAGGTCGAGGGGCTGCGGCTGGCCCGCGTGGACGAGGGCGCCGGCGACCCGGTCGTGCTGCTGCACGGCGAGCCGACGTGGTCGTTCCTCTACCGCCGGGTCGTGCCGCCGCTGGTCGGCGCGGGGCTGCGGGTGGTCGCGCCGGACCTGGTCGGCTTCGGCCGCAGCGACAAGCCGGACGACCCCGGCTGGTACACCTACGACCGGCACGTCGACCTGCTCACCCGGCACCTGGCCGCGCTGGACCTGGCGCGGGTCACGCTCGTCGTGCAGGACTGGGGCGGGCCGATCGGGCTTCGCTGGGCGATGGCGCACCCGGACCTCGTCGCGCGCATCGTCATCCTCGACACCGGGCTGTTCAGCGGGCGGGAGGCGAGCGCCGGCCTCGACGCCTGGCTCGCGTACGCCCGCGCGCAGACCGACCTCGACGTGGGCGCGCTGCTCGACCGCGCCTGCGGCGGGCTGCCGCCGGAGGTCGTCGCCGGGTACGACGCGCCGTTCCCGGACGTGACGTTCAAGGCGGGCGCGCTGGCGTTCCCCCGGCTGGTGCCGACGCGGATGGACGACCCCGGCGCGGCCGAGCAGCTCGCGACGCGCGAGGCGCTGGACGCGTGGGACGGGCCGGTGCAGGTGGCGTTCGCCGACGCCGACCCGATCTTCCCGGCCGCGGTCGGCGAGGCGTGGACGCGGCGGCTGCGCCACGCCGACCCGTTCCTGCTGATCGAGGGCGCCGGGCACTTCGTGCAGGAGATGCGCCCCGACGCGGTCGCCGCCGCGATCCTCGGCCACGTCGGCCGCCACCCGTTCTAG
- a CDS encoding RidA family protein produces MSAVRDRLGALGLTLPDVVPPVAAYVPAVRDGDLVWTSGQLPMVGGQLVTTGLVGADVTPEDAKDLARTCALNALAAVQSVVDVDSVVRVVKVVGFVASAPGFTGQPGVVNGASELLGDVFGEAGRHARSAVGVAVLPLNAPVEVEIVVRVS; encoded by the coding sequence GTGAGCGCCGTCCGCGACCGCCTCGGCGCGCTGGGGCTGACGCTGCCGGACGTCGTGCCGCCGGTGGCGGCGTACGTGCCGGCCGTCCGCGACGGCGACCTCGTCTGGACCTCCGGGCAGCTCCCCATGGTGGGCGGGCAGCTCGTGACGACCGGTCTGGTCGGCGCCGACGTGACGCCGGAGGACGCGAAGGACCTGGCCCGCACCTGCGCGCTCAACGCGCTCGCCGCCGTGCAGTCGGTCGTCGACGTCGACTCGGTCGTCCGCGTCGTCAAGGTGGTCGGCTTCGTCGCGAGCGCGCCCGGCTTCACCGGCCAGCCGGGGGTCGTCAACGGCGCCAGCGAGCTGCTCGGCGACGTGTTCGGGGAGGCGGGGCGGCACGCGCGCAGCGCGGTCGGCGTCGCGGTGCTCCCGCTGAACGCCCCGGTCGAGGTCGAGATCGTCGTCCGGGTCTCCTGA
- a CDS encoding SPFH domain-containing protein, which produces MQALAGIAVFLGIVVIVLVLMGLRIVQEYERGIVFRLGRVRSEVKGPGLNVIVPFIDRLVKVNMQVVTMGVPAQEGITRDNVTLRVDAVVYFRVIDPLKAIVNVQNYLFATSQVAQTSLRSVIGQSDLDDLLSNREAINAQLKAIIDQLTEVPWGIKIDLVEVKDVQLPETMKRSMSRQAEAERERRARIISAEGELQASQKLSEAATAMSQNAGALQLRLLQTVVEVAAEKNSTLVMPFPVEILRFFETAAERAASAAPKSR; this is translated from the coding sequence ATGCAGGCGCTCGCCGGCATCGCCGTGTTCCTCGGGATCGTCGTGATCGTGCTGGTCCTCATGGGCCTGCGGATCGTGCAGGAGTACGAGCGCGGCATCGTGTTCCGCCTCGGCCGCGTCCGCTCGGAGGTGAAGGGCCCGGGCCTCAACGTCATCGTGCCGTTCATCGACCGGCTGGTGAAGGTCAACATGCAGGTCGTCACGATGGGCGTCCCGGCCCAGGAGGGCATCACCCGCGACAACGTCACCCTCCGCGTCGACGCCGTCGTCTACTTCCGGGTGATCGACCCGCTCAAGGCGATCGTCAACGTGCAGAACTACCTGTTCGCGACCAGCCAGGTCGCCCAGACGTCGCTGCGTTCGGTCATCGGCCAGAGCGACCTGGACGACCTCCTGTCGAACCGCGAGGCGATCAACGCCCAGCTCAAGGCGATCATCGACCAGCTCACCGAGGTCCCGTGGGGCATCAAGATCGACCTGGTCGAGGTCAAGGACGTGCAGCTCCCCGAGACGATGAAGCGGTCGATGTCCCGCCAGGCCGAGGCCGAGCGGGAGCGGCGCGCGCGCATCATCTCCGCCGAGGGCGAGCTCCAGGCGTCGCAGAAGCTCTCGGAGGCGGCGACCGCCATGTCGCAGAACGCGGGCGCCCTCCAGCTCCGCCTCCTCCAGACGGTGGTCGAGGTCGCGGCGGAGAAGAACTCCACGCTAGTCATGCCGTTCCCGGTGGAGATCCTGCGGTTCTTCGAGACGGCCGCCGAGCGCGCCGCCTCGGCCGCGCCGAAGTCGCGCTGA
- a CDS encoding ArsA-related P-loop ATPase, producing the protein MAFFPGTRLHVVTGKGGTGKTTVAAALAVALSRGGRRVLVAEVEGRQGLAALFGKGPLPHGETVVTRTEGGGTVSVMPVDPERALIEYLDLFYHLGRAGKVLQRMGATDFVTTIAPGLRDVLLIGKVKEATVRRSGSGRYYDAVVLDAPPTGRIVRFLGATDEVAQIAKVGPIRSQSEQVMALLRGDESAVHLVTLLEEMPVQETVDGVHQLTAAGLPVGAILVNKVRTEHLARNDLTKAAAGRLDLDAIGATLAGAGLTEPGLAKVLADEAAEHARRVALQQEQRAELAALGCPLVELPLLPETVDLGTVTRLADKLAVTP; encoded by the coding sequence GTGGCGTTCTTCCCGGGTACCCGGCTGCACGTCGTCACCGGCAAGGGGGGAACGGGCAAGACGACCGTCGCGGCGGCCCTCGCCGTCGCGCTCTCCCGGGGCGGGCGGCGCGTGCTCGTCGCCGAGGTGGAGGGCCGGCAGGGGCTGGCGGCGCTGTTCGGGAAGGGGCCGCTCCCGCACGGCGAGACGGTCGTGACGCGCACCGAGGGCGGCGGCACCGTCAGCGTGATGCCGGTCGACCCGGAGCGGGCGCTGATCGAGTACCTCGACCTCTTCTACCACCTGGGCCGCGCCGGCAAGGTGCTGCAACGGATGGGCGCCACCGACTTCGTCACCACCATCGCGCCGGGGCTGCGCGACGTGCTGCTCATCGGCAAGGTGAAGGAGGCGACGGTCCGCCGCTCCGGCTCCGGCCGCTACTACGACGCCGTCGTGCTCGACGCGCCGCCGACCGGGCGGATCGTGCGGTTCCTCGGCGCCACCGACGAGGTCGCCCAGATCGCCAAGGTCGGCCCGATCCGCTCGCAGTCCGAGCAGGTCATGGCGCTGCTGCGCGGCGACGAGTCGGCCGTCCACCTCGTCACGCTGCTCGAGGAGATGCCGGTGCAGGAGACGGTCGACGGCGTCCACCAGCTCACCGCCGCCGGCCTGCCCGTCGGCGCGATCCTCGTCAACAAGGTCCGCACCGAGCACCTCGCCAGGAACGACCTGACCAAGGCCGCCGCCGGGCGCCTCGACCTCGACGCGATCGGCGCCACCCTCGCCGGCGCCGGCCTCACCGAGCCCGGCCTGGCGAAGGTGCTCGCCGACGAGGCGGCCGAGCACGCGCGGCGGGTGGCGTTGCAGCAGGAGCAGCGCGCCGAGCTCGCCGCGCTCGGCTGCCCGCTCGTGGAGCTGCCGTTGCTGCCGGAGACCGTCGACCTCGGCACCGTCACCCGGCTCGCCGACAAGCTGGCGGTGACGCCGTGA
- a CDS encoding NfeD family protein, with the protein MTTFRRVPARLLLLALTLGLAALLPRPGHAQELRPAPTITIVQVSGAFDSAYAGFLRGELARADRRGDVAVLIRLNSSGTVKADGRALAAAVANTKVPVATWVGPTGAHVRGAATLVWLAGDVRLVSSGARVGSPARLAIGGRTELPVEAPAALVEPGTTLRANALLEQRIATGSAGTLVEAVRALDGQTVDGRVLHLDPALTVIRFARPGPVVAVRHSLASNPTLVYLLLLTGIGAIVFEAFQPGFGPAGYAGALLVALAAYGLVSMPVSPLGAALLLAGVGGMALDVRRNALGAFTWAGAAVLTAGSVLLVHSHGPALRPAVWAIAVGVLGSLVFYGVVMTVVLRALRGQAGQITEALVGRSGEVRSTLNPQGHVLVEGALWRARAVGWEGPVAAGTPVRITGIDAEALVLDVEPLTAKG; encoded by the coding sequence GTGACCACGTTTCGCCGCGTCCCGGCGCGGCTGCTGCTGCTCGCCCTGACCCTCGGCCTCGCCGCCCTGCTGCCCCGCCCGGGGCACGCGCAGGAGCTGCGCCCGGCGCCGACGATCACCATCGTCCAGGTCAGCGGGGCGTTCGACTCGGCGTACGCCGGGTTCCTCCGCGGCGAGCTGGCCCGCGCCGACCGCCGCGGCGACGTCGCCGTCCTGATCCGCCTCAACTCCTCCGGAACGGTCAAGGCCGACGGCCGCGCGCTCGCGGCGGCCGTGGCGAACACCAAGGTCCCGGTCGCGACCTGGGTCGGCCCCACCGGCGCCCACGTCCGCGGCGCCGCGACGCTGGTCTGGCTGGCGGGCGACGTGCGGCTGGTCTCCTCCGGCGCCCGCGTCGGCTCCCCCGCGCGGCTCGCGATCGGCGGCCGGACCGAGCTGCCGGTCGAGGCGCCGGCCGCCCTCGTGGAGCCGGGCACGACGCTGCGCGCCAACGCCCTGCTCGAGCAGCGCATCGCCACCGGCAGCGCCGGCACGCTGGTCGAGGCGGTGCGCGCGCTCGACGGCCAGACCGTCGACGGCCGCGTCCTGCACCTCGACCCGGCGCTGACGGTGATCCGGTTCGCGCGGCCGGGCCCGGTCGTCGCGGTGCGGCACTCGCTGGCGAGCAACCCGACGCTGGTCTACCTGCTGCTGCTGACCGGTATCGGGGCGATCGTGTTCGAGGCGTTCCAGCCCGGGTTCGGCCCGGCCGGCTACGCGGGGGCGCTGCTCGTCGCGCTCGCGGCGTACGGGCTGGTGTCGATGCCGGTGAGCCCGCTCGGCGCCGCGCTGCTGCTCGCCGGCGTCGGCGGCATGGCGCTGGACGTGCGCCGCAACGCCCTCGGCGCGTTCACCTGGGCCGGCGCGGCCGTGCTCACCGCCGGCAGCGTGCTGCTGGTCCACTCGCACGGCCCGGCGCTGCGCCCCGCCGTGTGGGCGATCGCCGTCGGGGTGCTCGGCTCGCTCGTCTTCTACGGCGTCGTGATGACGGTGGTGCTGCGCGCGCTGCGCGGCCAGGCGGGGCAGATCACCGAGGCGCTGGTGGGCCGCAGCGGCGAGGTCCGCAGCACGCTGAACCCGCAGGGCCACGTGCTGGTCGAGGGGGCCCTCTGGCGCGCACGGGCCGTGGGATGGGAAGGTCCGGTCGCGGCGGGCACGCCCGTCCGCATCACCGGCATCGACGCCGAGGCGCTCGTCCTCGACGTCGAGCCCCTGACCGCGAAGGGCTGA
- a CDS encoding WhiB family transcriptional regulator, with the protein MYQDTTWRVDALCRGDDAVHFFAPNHMERKEEKDAREARARALCARCPVQDLCLDYALGAGEPHGIWGGLNELQRRRLLRRRTA; encoded by the coding sequence ATGTACCAGGACACCACGTGGCGGGTCGACGCGCTCTGTCGCGGCGACGACGCCGTCCACTTCTTCGCTCCGAACCACATGGAGCGCAAGGAGGAGAAGGACGCCAGGGAGGCCAGGGCCCGCGCGCTGTGCGCACGCTGCCCCGTCCAGGACCTCTGCCTCGACTACGCCCTGGGGGCGGGCGAGCCGCACGGCATCTGGGGCGGGCTCAACGAGCTCCAGCGCCGTCGGCTGCTCCGCCGCCGCACGGCGTAG